The DNA sequence aacctcatcctcctttCTGCCCCTTAGCTGTCGCTccgcctcttcatctccgACGGTATCTCTCCATAGGCGCTCAAGCTCGTCTCTCCAACCAAGCGCATCGGCGAGTTTGCGGATACCGTCGTCGCAGGCGCCAAGCTCAATGACATCGTCTGAACGGTTGCCAATCATGCCGACGCGCTCCATGTTGAACAGCACTCGAGGCTTGTCCTCTTGCGCCATACCAGGGAGGGCGGCGAAGGGGTAGACGGTCAAGCTGGTGCCGATGATGAGCACCAGGTCCGCCATGGCCACATTGTGGACATTGTTGTCAAACGCTTTGGGGAGCGACTCGCCAAAGAATACAATATCCGGCTTGACGAGCCCGTTGCAGCCGGGCTCTCCGCAGTGCGGGACCTTTCCACCAAACACGtgctccttcatcttgtcgTCGGGGAATTCGGTCTTGCACTCGATGCACCGCTGTGTCGCGAAGCTACCGTGggcctcgatgatcttgttGGGGGGCACACCGGCCGCGCGCTCGAGGCAGTCGATATTCTGGGTGAAGAGCATCTGGAGGAGGCCTTtgcgggcgaggagggcgatgaaGGCGTGGGAGACGGTGGGATGGAATTTTCCGGGGTAGAGCTCGTTGGCGAGGACATAGAAGGGCTCGGGATGGCTGCGGAAGTAGGAGATGTCAAAGACGGCTTCGGCGTAGGGGAGGTTCAGGCGGGCGAGGTTGGCGTAGAGGCCTGTCTTGGGCGATCGAAAGTCGGGAACTGACAAAGAGGTTAGAGTTGCTTCTATAGAGCAAAGCTGGGACAAGAAGATACATACTTCCAGCGGCAGTCGAGATACCGGCGCCAGTCAAGACAACAATCCTCTTGTCACGACCCGTCTTGATGTACTCTGCGACAGCGGCCAGGCTCCTCTCGGAGAGGGCCTTTGGCGGGCCGCCGAAGCTCATGGAGGACTCGTCCTGACCCATCTTGCGAGCGAGCCAGCGAGGGACACGGGGTCCAGGCTTATTCTTGTTGCGGCGTCTTCGACCTATCTTGGCGGTTCCCAGGCAAGGGATGCAGAGTCTATTTGCGATGGCGGGCGCATCAGCAGAGGTGGTTGCGAAAACAAAGAGGGATTGTCAGGGCGGGGTGGTGGAGTTACAtcatcttttttctttatcGATAAGACGCCAATAGATACCTGTAAGTGCTTGCTGACTGCCTACAAGGCAACGATAGTGTTCAAGGGGCAGCGAGGCTGGAGACATGGACATGTTGTCGTTGCGTTACGTTGCATAGCTCCTTTATCCTTTCTTCGTCTCTGGTAGAGTTGGCTAGGCCATGATTGGGCCGTGGCGAACGAACTGGTGTGCCAGAGTCATGTAACCGTGTCTAACCATGCAACCCCAACTCAAGTCAAggctcaagaccaaggaacGCAGTCAGATCAACAACCTGATATTCGAGCCCCGGGCCATGCCGGGTAAAGCATGACGGAGATTCTATAAGCGAAAGTGATAAAGAGCCAACCCGCTCCCAGATAACAAAACCCAAGGGTCCATCCAGTCCAGGTCCAACCCAGTTCCTGTACGTCAACGCCTAGCAATGCCGAAATAATGattcccatccccatccatctTGTACATAAGCACCTAGCCGTGGCGTTCTCTCGCCGCTGCGAACTGCTCTTCCTGTAGACGAGCCAGCTCTTCCATGGACATGCCACTGCTGGCGAATTTGtccgccttcttctctcggcCCTGCGTCATGTTAGTGGGTGATAGACAAGAAAGGACAGACCAGACAGTGCGAACCTTTTGGACTTCTTTGTGCTCGGCTGCTgcctcaaggacggcagGGACGTAGTCGGTGAAGCCTAGTTGCtcgagagccttggtgatgtgatCGCAGGCAatggtcttcttggcctccttctctgaGATTTCGTTTGCCTCGGACGAGATCAGGGTGATGAACTCGACACAACACTCGATGAGAAGGTCGCgggcctccttggcaaaaGCCACGCCTTCTGAGGGGGGTAGAATCTCTGAAACAATCTTTTGGACAGTGGCTGCATGAGTGTAAGCAAGAGAAAAACGTGAGGAGAAGACTTTGGCATACCTTTTGGGAGGGAGAGGTCGTCGTTGCCTAGTTAGAGAAAGAGGGTTAGCGGGTGTTGCCAAGTCAAGGATGAAGCGCAGACTCAGTCCGGCGTCGATTCTCGCCCAGTACTTGTCGGATGCAGGAATGTGGGGAGCCATGATGCAGAAAACAAAGCAATAATTAAAGATGCGATGCAGTTGGGGAAGTTGTGCTTGAGAAGGGATGAAGGATAGAAGAGTGATGTTGTAGGTAGAGTCCTTAGGTGAGTATGCGAGTAGGTATGCATGTGAAGAAAGATGTCAAATTGATAGACAGCGTAAATTGAAGCGAACATTGAGGATGCAGATGAATAAATAGTCAAAGAAGATGTAGAAGTGATTCAGTGTTGGCTTCAACAACAGTGACGCATCGCATTGTGGTGATGTCCACGGGTTGTGATGGAGTCAAGATATGCATGCCGGATGAGGGCGCATGCAACAGcaaacaagacaaagagcAGCATGACCAGAATAACGTACCTCCAAACTCGTGATCAGACATGATTTCAGTGAAGCGAGAGGTGAAGAAGTCGTCGGATGATGAGGCGTTTGCGAGAAAAGTTGAGGATCCAATATCGAAATGGAGAGATATGCAACTCCCAGGCGACGGACGCGATCAGAGCGTGAGCGGTGACTGAGCGATGTGGAACGCGATGACGGTGGAAAAGATGGCAAACAAAGATGACAGGAAGATGGGTGAAATTATAAACAAGAGTGACTGGGATGCGGGTATCTGCCGGTATATACTCGTTTGTTCCGTGAGAGTTTGCTGCAACctttttttggtgttgacggCTCACAACGCAAAGCTTCAGGCTTGAGAGGACGATTTTCAGACGGATGGTTGCTCATGGTCCATGAGTGGTGGGGCAAGCCGCTTTTGTATGTGCGAGCTGCTGCGGCccgggggagggagggaggggccaggccaggccaagcTCATGCGCCGCGCTTGATGaaagcccagcccagctcgcGATCAGGTTCCATTCTTTTTAGGGGCCAACCAGGACGTGGCCAGGACCGACTCCACCAGTGGTTCAGTCAGATCAAAGCCTCATAACCCAAGACCTGCCAGTGGTTGTGTGCGTGCACGCTGTCCTTGGAAGCTAGCTGAAAGGGCCTGAAAAGAGGTGTGGAGAGAGAGGGGGCTGAAAGGACCTCACGCGCCACACTTTGTTGCCTCGAGCGGCGCGTCTGCCGTGCACGGACCAAGCCTCGCGCATGCATTTTCTTCGGCCAAAATTTCCCATCTGAAAAAATTCctttctcttcatcatcactttctctccttctctgctCACAATCCAGACAGAGACCACGTCTTCTGACGGTCTCTTCTGCGGCAATGGCCTTTAGGCTTTGTCGCATTGCTATCTTTCAATTTCTTGCTCTACATTCCTACCAACAATGAGCTGCCGCCTTGAGTAAGTTGCCTCGATTCCCTCTGCCCAGTCGCATCGCATGAAGAGACAAGTTGTCGCCCCAGTCTTAGAGGTCCGACAAGCCTCGGTGCTGATTGACTTCGTCTTATGCCAAATAGACATATCTGATTGATTCCAATTCTTTGTCCTTTTGAAGCTTGATTCCATCTGTTGGACATGGCTAACGAGAAAAAAGTTCAGGCCAGCGCTCTCGTTCATGCTGTAAGAACCCTTCAGCAGCGACCCTCTCGACCCTGCTGTGATGCCTTTGCTATGTACTATCAAATACCGACATTTCATGACGGATACATTCGATAGCCTGAGCGCATTCGATACCACAACTTTGTTGAACTACCTGTTGGAGGCTTTGGAACTGACAGGAAAAAAGAACATTACCTGAAGGATCCAGACGCCATTCTACGCGTGTCGCATCAACCATAAGGTAAGAACaatttttcttcttttctctcaaCACATCATCAAATGCTATGATGAAGAAACTTACATTCCATGCTAAATCCGAATGTCCATGTGGAGCAAACTAAGAGCTTTTCATCTTTCGCCTGACTTGCATTTGTCTATTTACCTTCTTGCTTGTTTTAAACCTCGTCAAGACATGAAGCTAACATCTGCTTGAGTATCCAGGAATCCGTCTTCTACTTTCCAAGGGGCCTCTACTCTTGATACGCCGCAACTTCTGGTGAGTTCCATCTGCATGACCGTTAGCTGTCGATTCCACAGCATGTCGTGAAACGTACGTGAAGAATTTTCCGCTCAGAGACTTGAGCGGGTCTGCCACGAACTTGGCCATGACATGTCCCGGCTGCTCCGGCTTGAGCAAggtgcccttctccttggcctcggcaaaGGTAGCATACTGCGCCTCGTCCATGCTATCCTTACCCTCGGTCCTCAGAACGCCCTGCATGTCAGTATCGACGCGTCCTGGCGCGACGGCTACGCTGGTAATGTCGGGCTCCTCGAGGGCAATGTGGGCCGAGATGGAGTTGTAGACAGCTTTAGATGAACCGTAGCTTGCCCATCCTTTGTAGTGTTTTGTTGCTGCCCCTGATGACACCCACACGATGCATCCCTTGGACTTCCGGAGCTCGTTAAGTGCTGCTTGAGCCTGACCATATGTCAGCGTAGCTCTCGCAGATGTGTCAGATGGCTAGATCTTACCAGGGCAATGCCGCTAAAGACATTGACGTCGTAAATGTGCTTCCACTCCTCGGCGGTTGTGTCAGCAAATCGCTTGGGAGCCAAGAGGCCGTGGTTGATGACAAGGCCGTCAATTTTGCCAAACGAGGACACGGCGAGTTCCGTCAGCTTGGTGGGCATCTACTCTGCTGTCAGCCTCCTTGTTTTATGAGAGCAAGCTTTTTGTCCCAACCTCAGGGTCAACAATGTCTCCCGCGATGAATTGGACCTGATCAGGGTGCGACTTTTTGAATCCCTCAAGGGACTCAGATGATCTAGCCGTGACAACCACCTTGTGGGATTGTCCCAGGAGGTATCGAGTGATGGCGGCGCCAATGCCTTTACTGGCACCGGTGACGATGAAAACTTTGGAGGTCATGTTCGCGGTGGTTGGTGCAGTGTAACGGCGCCTCACGCAAGATTCTTTTTTCGTGAGTTGGCTGAGTCGAAAGCTTCAGCACGAGGTGGGGGTTCAGTCTGAATGGCGGGGTCATTTCTGGAGCTTCACTTGGGTTACCTTACCCTGTATGGTCACAAACGTCATCGGGGGCTGCTACTGCATTGAGCTTGTAGCTTGATGGCGTCTTTTGTCAGCTGAGAGCCCAAACCTCCTCAAACCTTTTGTATGGTTAATACTTTTACACCTCTTTTTTCATCCGATGGCTACGACAGTGATTGTTGGAAGCGGCATAATTGGCATCGCGACGGCTTACTACCTCTCTGAACATCAACCTGGTTGGTCGATTCACGTCGTCGACGCTTCTACGGAGCTGTTTGCCTCGGCGTCGGGTTATGCCGGCGGCTTCGTCGCTAGAGACTGGTTCCCGCCAGAACTTGCGTCCCTGGGCGCTCTCAGCTTTGAGGAGCATGAGAGACTCGCGAAGAAGTACGATGGGCACGAGAAGTGGGCGTATGCCAAGTCGGTGACGGTGAATTATGAGCCTCCGAGGAGGAAGGCTAATGGACCTGGAGGTGAAGATTGGTTACGTGAGGGGGGTAGCCGGGTAGATTTGGTGgcggagaagagggaggttgaggatgggaATAGTCCGCCTTGGTTGAGGCGTGTCAAGGGTGATGCTGTTAGTGTGGTTGACAATGCTGAGGGGACGGCTGTTCTGTAAGTCGAGACATCACAGTTATGAGCATGTTACTGATATGAAAGAAACATAGCGATCCCCTCAGACTCTGTCAGTTCCTCCTAGACAGGTGTCGAGCTGCTGGTGTCCGATTTCACCATCCCGCAATAGTCCTCAACGTTGGGCCTGACTGCCACGATGAACTTTCACATGTCCGTATCGGCTTCACCGACTGCTCCTCCGAGACCGAGATCCCGGCCACAAGGGTTTTGGTCTGCGCCGGTTGCTGGACGCCCGATGTTTTAGAGTCTATGTTTCCAGGCTCTGCTATCGATATACCGGTGTTGAGTCTTGCGGGTCATTCACTGGTTGTGCGGAATCCCGGGGACGTGGGTGATGTATATCACTCGCTGTATTGTAGCTTGGATGACTTCTCCCCAGAGATATATGCTCGACCGAACGGCGATATCTGGCTAGGAGGTGTCAACTCGGCTATCCCGCTACCACTATTAGCTACGGCTGCAAAGCCAATGCGAGGGCCTCTGGAGAAGTTGAAAGCTACAGCGAGACAACTGATCAAGTCGGAGAGTGAGCTGGAGGTTGTTCGAACTGGGCTGTGCTTCCGGCCTGTGACGCAGAGGGGCACGCCGTACGTTACGCGGGTGGAAGATGTAGATCTAAGACAAGGGTACAGGACGAGAAAGGGAGCAGATGGAGGCGTGTTTGTTGCTGCGGGACATGGGCCTTGGGGGATTAGTCTGTCGCTTGGGACGGGCAAGGTCATGGCGGAGATGATGCAGGGGAGGGAGCTGAGTGCAGATATAAGTGGTTTGGGATATCTGCCGTGAGAAGAGGCATACACTAGACTGGATCGGATTTGAATAAGGATACCCATTTGATGTAACATAATCTGGATTTGAACGCGAGTAGTTGTGTGGTCTACCCGAGGAGACGATCTCGAAGCCTCTTGATATCCTCACTCCTCGCCTTGCAGCATCCACCGACGAGAATGACAGGCCACTTCCCCCGACCCTCAGTAGCCCTGACCACGCTCTCAACCTGGGACTCCCACGACGAGCGTACCTGGTCCTTGGCGTCGTCCGGCAGCTCCCACTTTTGGGTCGTCGTGTTATACACCTCCCCGTTCGTGCCATCGGGGTACAGAACTAGTGCAGGCCAATTGTCTAAGCGGTCTTGCTCAATTAGCCGCGCAACTGTCGATTCGAAAATCTGTAAGAGGCGATCGAGCTTGTCAACCTTGGTGCAGTTGATGCCGATGCCCCAGGGCGTCTTTGCTGACACATCTCGATCCAGCATGGCTTCGACGGCGGACTCGATAGAGTTTCCATCGGGAAGTGCCAATTCGGCGCCAGGTGAGAGACATGAAGTCCAGTATGGTAGATCCGAGAGACCTGGTGTTGCGGCGAGAGCTTTGCGCATGGCGATAATCTCATCGACTCTGGGGATGGTCTCTAGCGCAACATGGCTCACTCTCTTGCTAACGTCTGGGATCTCTGAAAAGAGACCTAGACGCTCACGGTGCCACTCTTCAAGTGTAGATTCCGAATCATGAGCGTCGTCGTATTTGCCGCTGTACTCTTGACTCGGAATCAAGCACGCGCCGTACGGCCCGTAGCTCAAAGCAACCTGGGCATCCTCACCCACGGCTCGTTGCGCAATCTTCACAGCGTCATCGAGAAAACGAGGAACAGTTTCGCGACTGATCCCATCTGGAAACTCTTCAGTCCGAGTATCAGCGAAACCCTTGATAGAAGCCTGATACGTCGCCGTGAGGAGCACGTCAACAGGCACAGCGCCGAAGTCGCTCTGACAAGATTGAAGAGTCGCCGGGTCGGAGATGAGAAGGTGAGAGGACCAGAGCGGCGTGGACCTAGAGAAGGAGACAGAGTATTTGGACTCGAGGGACGTGCCGAGgccgccgtcgaggatgaggatttTGGAAGGCATTTTTtgggggttgttggtggtgagtATTGGAGTTTGAAGATCTACCCCCGCTCAGGATGGAGATTTAGTGGATAGCCTCAATTACTCACTCTAGCCCGAAGGAAAGCGGTCCTGGTTCATCATGAATGTGACAAATTATATGCTTGTCTTGCCTGATGTCTTTAATGCCAATTCACTTTGCTCTTAAAGATGAGGAGTGAGCTGTCGTTCCTCATCGGCTCAAACAACAGAAGGCGACTTGCGCAGGCGTGATTGCGTGACTGTTGTCAAAATCCCTCTCAACTGCTGGCCACCAAGTGTTGCGAATGCCTAATTACTATTTATTCGGATGAACTTTATCATTTTGCCGACATTGTCTGGGACTTTGTGCTGATATCTTTAGATCTCATATCTTCACTGTCCCACTTCAATCCTGATTGATCTCGTTGACTGACAGGTTTCTCTGCTGAGCGAGAGTAGGAACTTCGTGTTTGGCATACTGTGACCGAGAAAAATGGGCGTCGACGCCGATCTATTATTGCAGCGTCTAGGTAGTTATAGGTTGTAAGGACAACAGCTCTCGCACGTAGTTGTGACCCGAGAGATTGGATGAACCTAGATACTCACTCTCGGACGCGGTGAAAGAATCGCTATTACAACGAAGAGAGAGGTCATTGGTTTATAGGATTGTTGTCAACTTTTTGAAGTCTGGAACAGAAAAGAAGAGCAGACGCTGGTCCCGGTGGACCTGTAAATATAAACCCAGGAGCGAGAAAACAGTCGGGGTCCATCGCACAGTCATGAATCCGACTGACAATGATGAGATACTCGAATAAGCCTTTTGGACAAATGCTTTTTGAGAAAATCACCGATCTCGTGGCGAGAACCTCTCAGGCATTGGGGCTTCCTGTCGGTGAGATAATATGCGCCGTCTAGCAATCAGTTGTCAAACCGCTGGGCTGGGATCGTCTATTGCTAGGCAGCTATCCGCCGTctctttgatgatggaaggaTAAAAATTTGGGACACACAGCAGCTTGTTGAGTATCCTTCTATCCAGCCATAATGGCACTTTGAGCAGCTGCCTGCGGGCCTTTTCCCCATTTAACCTGAGGAGGTTTCTTGCAAGAGCCCAGACTCACTGATATGGGTTAATTTGGTGAATGATATCACATTTTCGAGTCTGAAAGGCCTTGACTGTCTTGTGAAAGAGCGATCGTGACCAATGACCCCGTTGCATTGATGGCTGGCGGCTCAATCGAACAGTTGCTCAATAGAGTGTTGGAGAGCGAGCTGCCTTTCGAATCCCTAGGCTCAGTGAGGGGATTTTGGCATAggaaaaataatattttttgATTGATCTCGCTGTACCAAGGCAATTGCCTCTGCACGAGTCGGGGATATACTGATTGATCTGTTGCGACCATGAGTATCCGGATGCTGTTTGGAAGGGCAACACCTTGACACGCAGTCGCAAAAAAACATGAGACTCTCAGTCAACGATCTCTGGGTTCTACCGTTTAAAAAGGtccttaaatataataaataaaatattcaAAGATTTATGATACTACtgcttatttttatttcttatttagCTCGTAAATAGGCTATAAAGTAAATACTCTTTATTGACTTAACTAAGCGCAGCCGCCCTGGTGCCTCAAGTTTTTGTACGACCGCGTGCTCGGACGATCTGTGAACGATATTGGGCGGTCATTATAAGCCCTAATATAACCACTATCTCAAAAACCAGGAACCGGACCTGGAAGTCTTGGATATACGTAACCACTGGAAGGGGGtggcggcgatgatgccCCTGGAGGCGGACGCCTGCATGTGCCGTGATGCACAAGACCGGGTGTGGACCTGGGGTTACCGGGGAAATGACGCCAGCGGTACGCCTCGATCAAGTTGGAGGAGCATGCGGGAGCCCGGTTCAGCTCTCTTTGTTCAGGGGTGATATGCCACTACCCGTGGCTGAGTATGGGATGTTTACTTGTTTTGGTATCCGGCCGAGgagcaagatcaaggcgaAGACCACGAAACTGCGTCAATGGAGCGTAACAATTGGAGTCAAACTTCTTCATAGCTGATCTGTCATGCTTGGACCTCCCTCGCTTGCGATTGAGCTCCGTCAGCGCATCCTCAAAAAGGACAGAAGCTTCAACCTTGATGGGAGCTGAAAAGATAAGCTCACACGACAACAGCCCCAccgctcgtcgtcgtcaaatAAGGTCGCTGCTAGGGACTCTTCCGGCTagggcatcaccaagctATCGAAGCTCAGCTTGTGCTTCGGCCAATGACGCCCCCGGGCGAGCGTTCCTTGTCTCTGTTGGAGTTTCACCTCCCTTGACGTGTTCGGCCGCTGTAACTGGCTCCAGTTTTGAGGGGACTGGGATGAGGGTTGGCAGTGACGCGTTAAATATCGGGGGCGGCCCTG is a window from the Fusarium keratoplasticum isolate Fu6.1 chromosome 5, whole genome shotgun sequence genome containing:
- a CDS encoding Deacetylase sirtuin-type domain-containing protein, whose amino-acid sequence is MILCIPCLGTAKIGRRRRNKNKPGPRVPRWLARKMGQDESSMSFGGPPKALSERSLAAVAEYIKTGRDKRIVVLTGAGISTAAGIPDFRSPKTGLYANLARLNLPYAEAVFDISYFRSHPEPFYVLANELYPGKFHPTVSHAFIALLARKGLLQMLFTQNIDCLERAAGVPPNKIIEAHGSFATQRCIECKTEFPDDKMKEHVFGGKVPHCGEPGCNGLVKPDIVFFGESLPKAFDNNVHNVAMADLVLIIGTSLTVYPFAALPGMAQEDKPRVLFNMERVGMIGNRSDDVIELGACDDGIRKLADALGWRDELERLWRDTVGDEEAERQLRGRKEDEVEDEVERLAAEVEAVAINDDTKADAEEEASPETEPTKEVDGEKPDNVLSYQPATISAPALAETKEEVKAEPTKTESSKVPEGESKVEPSETEAQQPKDAKTPQEQPAESATVKEESK
- a CDS encoding Negative cofactor 2 complex subunit beta; amino-acid sequence: MAPHIPASDKYWARIDAGLSNDDLSLPKATVQKIVSEILPPSEGVAFAKEARDLLIECCVEFITLISSEANEISEKEAKKTIACDHITKALEQLGFTDYVPAVLEAAAEHKEVQKGREKKADKFASSGMSMEELARLQEEQFAAARERHG
- a CDS encoding DAO domain-containing protein produces the protein MATTVIVGSGIIGIATAYYLSEHQPGWSIHVVDASTELFASASGYAGGFVARDWFPPELASLGALSFEEHERLAKKYDGHEKWAYAKSVTVNYEPPRRKANGPGGEDWLREGGSRVDLVAEKREVEDGNSPPWLRRVKGDAVSVVDNAEGTAVLDPLRLCQFLLDRCRAAGVRFHHPAIVLNVGPDCHDELSHVRIGFTDCSSETEIPATRVLVCAGCWTPDVLESMFPGSAIDIPVLSLAGHSLVVRNPGDVGDVYHSLYCSLDDFSPEIYARPNGDIWLGGVNSAIPLPLLATAAKPMRGPLEKLKATARQLIKSESELEVVRTGLCFRPVTQRGTPYVTRVEDVDLRQGYRTRKGADGGVFVAAGHGPWGISLSLGTGKVMAEMMQGRELSADISGLGYLP
- a CDS encoding Hcy-binding domain-containing protein — protein: MPSKILILDGGLGTSLESKYSVSFSRSTPLWSSHLLISDPATLQSCQSDFGAVPVDVLLTATYQASIKGFADTRTEEFPDGISRETVPRFLDDAVKIAQRAVGEDAQVALSYGPYGACLIPSQEYSGKYDDAHDSESTLEEWHRERLGLFSEIPDVSKRVSHVALETIPRVDEIIAMRKALAATPGLSDLPYWTSCLSPGAELALPDGNSIESAVEAMLDRDVSAKTPWGIGINCTKVDKLDRLLQIFESTVARLIEQDRLDNWPALVLYPDGTNGEVYNTTTQKWELPDDAKDQVRSSWESQVESVVRATEGRGKWPVILVGGCCKARSEDIKRLRDRLLG